In Juglans microcarpa x Juglans regia isolate MS1-56 chromosome 1S, Jm3101_v1.0, whole genome shotgun sequence, the genomic stretch ATGAGTAAAAGACcctcatctttctttttcttttttcttttttcatgtgtCGCGTTCCGTCCAAAGTTCAAACGGACAAATCAAAAGCtggacttaaaaaataatttacatgaTAGCATGGGTGATGGGATAAAGATAatgttgccaaaaaaaaatcaataaagttTTCTTATCTATACTCGATGGAGgatagagaatatatatatatatatatatatatatatatatatatattaaaaacccTATTGTTTGGCAAGTGTAGACAACTTGCCATAGATTTGTCCGGAGAGGGACTTATCAAAATGGTGTAAAATGAggagtatttaaataattttttattatattgataagtaaaattattaaaatatcacatgttttaattaaatggagagtttttttttatagatagaatgatttaattaattaccatcCAAAGAAATTATCTATGATCTGTTAGTACCACTTATGATTGTTAGTTCATGTTTTAAGaataattttcatgtttttgcaaTTGGGCACAAGTGCAATGTGCCCttactagtgtgtgtatatatatatatatatatataagaagattaaaaaaatatatatgatatatatatatatatgaatattaaaaaaagggcTCAGCATACGAAATgacaattcaaaataaatatatatatatatatatatatatatttaagagtattaaactatatataggATATTAAactatgatatttatatagtatactatgaatctatgatatattttaatatatatatatatgaatattactaatactaattatactattactAATCCACACCATTATggcctattttatatataatatactattactataatatactattagtctattactatatcttctagtataattactaatactattgtatcatactattagtatgttagtgatttaatatatatatatatatatatattaatatatataaatattagtaatacactaatagtattagtatatagtaatactattggtatagtactattactatatgttagttataatatagtattattaataatactatagtggtattaatactatatatagttatagtgattagtataactatattagtattagttatactaatagttatattagtattagttatactagtagttatattagttatactaattgttatattagtattagttattattaatactatatactatactaatagtgatattaatactatatactatactaatagtgatattaatactatatatacttatagtgattactatagctatattagtattagttatagtgattagcataactatatattagtatttgttataatgattttaatttagtataactatataatagtattagtataatcactatactaatactattatactaatactatttgCTCAAATTTCAACTAAAATGAATGATCCTGTTGGGCGCATTGATAAATGAATACGGCCAATTGCGCCAAAACAAGTTGAATCTACTCTCTGTTAATGCCGCTCCTGAAACAGTAAGTTGAATGGTTTAAATATCTCCTTTCAAATTTATCGCTCTTGTAAtctatactttaaaaatatatgtacataGTTGTGAATTGGTTATTGCAAATCgttgtattatagttataaacaaTGCAAATCGTGTGTATAATATGTGTTataaacaggaaaaaaattctaaaaatatagataaatttctgtctgtttataattaaaaatttgaaacataataaaattggTCAACTGGGCAGCCCTTACTAGTATTAGCCTATATGAAAGAgtaaaaccagaaaaataaagaggaagaataaaatattaaagatgtATTGTGCACATGAAGAAATATTacccaattaaatcacaagttataaaatgaagcaTGAATCATGCTATCAACCAATTTAAGTCACAACTCGAATTTATGTCTCTTAACCATTTATccatctaaaactaataataatgtcatgaaataattgaaatatattggttctagatatataaaatatgcaataattcaacTCAATCACTTAATACATTATTATTGTCAAAATATGCTACTTTACATATaagtaacaaaatatattacttatacaaagtataaaaataatacatataacaaaatatataaaaataatacatataacacaaaatatatacgGTAAAATAATGTGTAAGgatgtatatataaatagaaatagTACGAGTCTTGTGACGAGCCCATGACAAATCGAATCAagtttatatgaattttgttCATGAGTCTACACCGAGTCGAGTTGAGATTATACGAGTTTAGCTCgtttaatattcaaatcaatATTAGTGATCGCGAACAACTCATTTATCAAATGAACCGAATCCGAATCAAGTTTATACGAGTCGAGTTCAAACTGTTCACAAGCAGCTCTGTTCGTTTGCAGCCCTAGCTTTGTTCATTAATTCTTTCTTCCCCTTCCCATCTCCTACACTTCCTATCAGTTACTACTTGATCTTATTTTCTTAAGTTCAATTTTGCCTAAAATTCACTCCATTCAAAGGTTATTAAAACAATTGGATAATCATctcaacattaattaatttccttaaAACATTGTTCGATTTCCAGGCTGTTCAGTTTCTAGGTCGTTGAGTTTCCATGCTTAATTGGAAGTCAGTCTTATAAGTTATTTCTTGGTAGAACGTACGTGGTCTTCTATTTAAGGCGgcatttatttgtttcattgtaGTCTGGGAGAGGAATAGCCGCTTTTCTATCAAGTCATTGATGTTGCTAActccaaaataattatacagcTTCTTCTAAAACAACTAGAGAAAttatagttacagtcgtgagtacGTAAGCGCCGcacaatctctttaaaaaaaacgaataaataaaatagaatagaaGATAAGAACTCTTCATTTTGTGCCAATTAAATAAAGCAACACGGACATGGTACGTTCTTCCAGCTTCATAAATAGTTAAGATAATGACCCTTTTGAATTTCTATAAAGACAAGTTAGCtctccaaaagaaaatataatttatctttcaaaaacCATTCTGGAAGTTAGGATTTTAAGTGATGAAAGTCGTGTCTCACACGTTTGTACTGTTTATAAATTGCATTCCCTGAcatctttaaattcaaactctattCTATTCAATAGCATGATTTCTGTCTTATTGCTAATTTCGTCCAAAGTAGTATTCTGATCAGAGGCATGTATGCTCTAACAACTCTGAGTATATATACCTACTTAAATTGCATCTATGCATCAAACATTCAACATAAGAACATACGTAGAGGGAAAGAGAGACTGAGAGAATGAGGAACTTCTTGTGTTCAAAAGCATCTTTTCTCCTACTATTCATTCTTCTATTGACAAACTGTTTTGACATTGAAGCTCAGAAATGTCGTCCAAGCGGCAGGATCAGGGGAAAGAAGTCCCCTTCTGCACATTGCAACACAGAGAATGATTCTGTTTGTTGTGTTCGAGGCAAGATGTACACAACTTACCGATGTTCACCATCTGTTTCTAGTAACACCAAGGCCTATCTCACCCTCAACAGCTTCGAACAtggaggagatggtggtggTCCATCGGAATGTGACAACCAGTACCACTCTGATGACACACCTGTGGTGGCACTGTCTACGGGATGGTTCAACAACAAGAGCAGGTGTCTTAACAATATCACCATAAGCGCCAATGGGCGAAACGTGTTGGCCATGGTGGTGGACGAGTGTGACTCAACAATGGGGTGTGATGCAGACCATGATTATCAACCTCCATGTCCCAACAACATTGTTGATGCCTCCAAGGCTGTGTGGGAAGCTTTAGGTGTATCTCGTGAAGAATGGGGTGGTTTGGATATTACATGGTCCGATTCTTAAGTTTCAAGTGCATTGGTtgtatcataaaaaaaaacttagtcTACTTTGTTGTTGCTGTTTTTCTGGGGTGGAATGCATCACTTTAAATTGCCTATTTTGTATGCTACATGCTAAATATGATTTTGTCGTcacagtttattttatatatatatatatatatatatatataaatataaatataacaaatacaTCTATTGAATATAAACCAGCGACAaaaggtggagagagagagcaaaaaagGGACTGCGACATAATCAAAAGAGTGCAAgtgcaaccaaaaaaaaaaatgtgggaaaAGGGAGGGAAAATGGGGCCGCAAAAGTAGTTATTGTTCCATAATTTTGCAGCTTTGAGACTGCATTTAGTATGAAGAAAAAGGTCGTTTCTGCAGATTTCATCTACTAAGTTTGAGGTGGAATGCCCCTAACAAGCCTTGATGCTACAGCTAGCGTTGGAGTTTGCAAATGTTGCGCATTCCTTCTGAAATGAGTGAGTAAATactactcacatgaaaaaaataataataataaatcttactctttttcaaaataagtaaacggtacttgtacaaatcatgattgtatacattttttatgtttatttttcctAACATTGTTTTAGTTATAAGGAGAGGCGTTTGTTGAGAAATCCATCCTCTAGTTCCTTTAATTAATGAGATTATTACATGGGCGAAAAATCAGGGAGAGGTCATTTGTAGGGATCTTGACAAtgacagaaaacaaaaacaagaaaaagtgaCGATTCTGTTTCAAATCCTTTAGTTTGCCAAAGGTATTCCCGGTTGGGGGAGGGCTTCTTTCTCTAAGCTGCTTGGATCCATAATGTTTATTGTATAGCAGTTTTAAGGACTGAGAAAAGGGTTTCCTAATTAAAGAGTGCTTAagattattttactataatGCTCATAAACTGAACAAACATTTTCCAATCTAAAGTTCTTTTGTTAGAACTGAAAGAAAATGTTGGATAAATGAAATCATGAACGTAAAACTCCCAACTACATTTCCATTAAGCTACAAAAATAGAGTCAAATACCAATGTCTAGGACAGGGTACATGAAGTCAACAGTAATCAAAGCCAAGATCAACTGGCTTCCTGTCAATGGTGCTTCAAGAAAAATCACAttcaaaaaagtgaaatttatgTACAATGCTCATTTATCTATCAATAAAAGTTGTTATCCGCGCATCAAGTCAATGTCGACGTGAGCATTTCGCATATCCACTGCCCGCGATGCCGGCCAAACCCCCATTGAAGTGGTTGGactgagattttgagttggTGGAATGCTAGTTAGTGCATCTGGGTTGTCAATTGTCTGGTGTTCTGAGTCTATGGCACCTTCtgaagctttcttttttttgttcttcgtCTTTGAACCACCCCCCAACATGAAGCTCCCCACAATCACCTGGAATCATCCATCTTTCACTTGAGCCTTAAACAAAGAAACTTGAATACTGTATACAACATCACATGCCTAATCAAAGCTCAAAGCAAAAACAGTCACAATTTTTGCAGAATGCAAAAGTTTGTTATCCAAATTTATAGTCCCCcatttctttggatttttttttttttttttttttggggttatCTATAAATGACTCTATGCTAGGGTTTCCTTGGTTTGTGTGTTGACAACTACTATGGCTGCCGCCGGGGGCCTTGCTGGCTTGGCGGCTGGGAGGTTGTGGTCCTTTGCTGATATGGTGGCTCACTCCCCACAACCACTTCCGGTGGTTGAAGTTCCTTTTCGTCCTGCAAAGGTTATCAATGGAGAGTACTGTGTGATCTTCTCCAAGGAGGAGGTTGATGGTTCAGCGGTGCCCTTCAGGTATTCTATGGTTCTGAAATTCTTAAGGCAGCGCCCAACCTTAGATGCTATTCGTTCCTTTATTCGGAGTCGTTGGGGGTTGGAGGTGCAACATGTGGTGTCGGCCATGCGCAGGCCGCGTAACATTTTCGTATGTCTCTCTAATGAAGCAGATTTCTTGAAGGCATTATCGAGGGAAGTCACGGACATTGATGGGGTGCCATATAGAGGATTTCACTGGTTTCCAGGGTTTGATGAGGAAAAAGAGCCGTCGATGGTTCCTATCTGGGTGGTTCTATCGGGGCTACCTCCAAACTTTTATCACGAGTCATTTCTAGAAAATATCACAGCTCCGATTGGAAGGTTTCTACGTCGGGATAACGCAACTAGATGTGCTACAAGAAGTAATGGGGCTAGGGTGTGTGTAGAGATGGATGCGGCAAAAACACCTTTACATGGTGTTTGGATTGGAATTCCCCACTAGGCATCCAGTTTGTATGTTGAAa encodes the following:
- the LOC121247185 gene encoding kiwellin-1-like, yielding MRNFLCSKASFLLLFILLLTNCFDIEAQKCRPSGRIRGKKSPSAHCNTENDSVCCVRGKMYTTYRCSPSVSSNTKAYLTLNSFEHGGDGGGPSECDNQYHSDDTPVVALSTGWFNNKSRCLNNITISANGRNVLAMVVDECDSTMGCDADHDYQPPCPNNIVDASKAVWEALGVSREEWGGLDITWSDS